A single window of Archangium gephyra DNA harbors:
- a CDS encoding RluA family pseudouridine synthase, which produces MNETGTTHTLVVEEGKAGQRVDLFIGEALGLSRAKLKKLFDAGAVKVGGRAAKKGLLVAVGQRITVVVPEERREVVPEPEAPLTVLHTDEALVFVDKPAGKPSHPLQPGETGTVANALVARHPECAEASEDEREGGLCHRLDIETSGVMVAARTREAWSAVREAFGGREVDKRYWALVTGPLADEGEIDLPLRHHPRHPDRVEPALDGGEGAREASSEFQVLGRAGEYSLVEVRIHTGVLHQVRAHLAAVGAPIVGDTLYGGREQPGLARFFLHAKALGVTHPVTKQQVRVESPLPLELLEVLKSHQIPLPPGEGRGEGIRPPG; this is translated from the coding sequence GTGAACGAAACAGGGACGACGCACACGCTGGTGGTGGAGGAAGGCAAGGCGGGGCAGCGGGTGGACCTCTTCATTGGAGAGGCGCTGGGGCTGTCGCGAGCGAAGCTGAAGAAGCTCTTCGACGCGGGCGCGGTGAAGGTGGGAGGCCGGGCGGCGAAGAAGGGGCTGCTGGTGGCCGTGGGGCAGCGGATCACGGTGGTGGTGCCGGAGGAGCGGCGCGAGGTGGTGCCGGAGCCGGAGGCGCCGCTGACGGTGCTGCACACGGACGAGGCGCTGGTGTTCGTGGACAAGCCCGCGGGCAAGCCCTCGCACCCGCTGCAACCGGGAGAGACGGGCACGGTGGCCAACGCGCTGGTGGCGCGGCATCCCGAGTGCGCGGAGGCCTCCGAGGACGAGCGTGAGGGCGGGCTGTGCCACCGGCTGGACATCGAGACGTCCGGGGTGATGGTGGCGGCGCGCACGCGCGAGGCGTGGAGCGCGGTGCGGGAGGCGTTCGGCGGGCGCGAGGTGGACAAGCGCTACTGGGCGCTGGTGACGGGGCCGCTGGCGGACGAGGGGGAGATCGACCTGCCGCTGCGGCACCACCCGAGACACCCGGACCGGGTGGAGCCAGCGCTGGACGGAGGCGAGGGAGCGCGCGAGGCGAGCTCGGAGTTCCAGGTGCTGGGGCGCGCGGGGGAGTACAGCCTGGTGGAGGTGCGAATCCACACGGGGGTGCTGCACCAGGTGCGAGCCCACCTGGCGGCGGTGGGAGCGCCGATCGTGGGAGACACCCTCTACGGAGGGCGAGAGCAACCCGGACTGGCTCGCTTCTTCCTGCACGCGAAGGCGCTGGGAGTCACCCACCCCGTCACGAAGCAACAGGTGCGAGTCGAGAGCCCCCTCCCCCTGGAGCTCCTCGAGGTGCTCAAGAGCCATCAAATCCCTCTCCCCCCGGGAGAGGGACGGGGTGAGGGTATCCGGCCCCCGGGTTGA
- a CDS encoding DNA polymerase IV — MRAIIHVDMDAFYASVEQRDHPELRGKPLIVGGDVRRGVVVAASYEVRKYGVRSAMPMARAMKQAPHAIVVKPRFNAYSEASEQVFSIFERYTPLIEPLSLDEAFLDVTASVGLFGAPADMARRIRKEIAAETGLPSSAGIAAVKFVAKIASDVAKPNGQREVRAEETVAFLAGLPVGRLWGVGPKTEEALKRSGLETIGDVAKRDVSWMEAKWGASGRQLWELAQGIDPREVVPDREAKSVGAEDTFDEDLTGMEALSPHVHSQALRVGRRLRRAGVKGRVVQLKLKFSDFTLITRRLTLPSATDDGQTLYRVARELLEKAHEDRPVRLTGVSMQELGTGGGETRQLGLFSEPEKPKKSDKLNAALDRIAERFGTKAVTTADIAGNEEVEPEPTRPQKPKRPN, encoded by the coding sequence ATGAGGGCCATCATCCACGTGGACATGGACGCCTTCTACGCGTCCGTGGAGCAGCGGGACCACCCGGAGCTGCGGGGCAAGCCGCTGATCGTCGGCGGGGACGTGCGGCGCGGGGTGGTGGTGGCGGCCTCGTACGAGGTGCGCAAGTACGGGGTGCGCAGCGCGATGCCCATGGCGAGGGCGATGAAGCAGGCGCCGCACGCGATCGTGGTGAAGCCCCGCTTCAACGCGTACAGCGAGGCGAGCGAGCAGGTGTTCTCCATCTTCGAGCGGTACACGCCGCTCATCGAGCCGCTGTCGCTGGACGAGGCCTTCCTGGACGTGACGGCGTCGGTGGGGCTGTTCGGAGCCCCAGCGGACATGGCGAGGCGGATCCGCAAGGAGATCGCGGCGGAGACGGGCCTGCCGTCGTCGGCGGGAATCGCCGCGGTGAAGTTCGTGGCGAAGATCGCCTCGGACGTGGCGAAGCCGAATGGCCAGCGGGAGGTGCGGGCGGAGGAGACGGTGGCGTTCCTCGCGGGGCTGCCGGTGGGCCGGCTGTGGGGAGTGGGGCCCAAGACGGAGGAGGCGCTGAAGCGCTCGGGGCTGGAGACGATCGGCGACGTCGCGAAGCGGGACGTGTCGTGGATGGAGGCGAAGTGGGGCGCGAGCGGACGCCAACTGTGGGAGCTGGCGCAGGGAATCGACCCCCGCGAGGTGGTGCCGGACCGCGAGGCCAAGAGCGTGGGCGCCGAGGACACCTTCGACGAGGACCTGACGGGCATGGAGGCCTTGAGCCCGCACGTGCACTCGCAGGCCCTGCGGGTGGGCCGTCGGCTGCGGCGCGCGGGCGTGAAGGGCCGGGTGGTGCAGCTCAAGCTGAAGTTCTCGGACTTCACGCTCATCACCCGGCGGCTCACCCTGCCCTCCGCGACGGATGACGGGCAGACGCTCTACCGGGTGGCCCGGGAGCTGCTGGAGAAGGCGCACGAGGACAGGCCGGTGCGGCTGACCGGCGTCTCGATGCAGGAGCTGGGAACGGGCGGAGGCGAGACGCGGCAGCTGGGGCTCTTCTCCGAGCCGGAGAAGCCGAAGAAGAGCGACAAGCTGAACGCGGCGTTGGATCGGATCGCCGAGCGCTTCGGCACCAAGGCGGTGACGACGGCGGACATCGCGGGCAACGAGGAAGTCGAGCCGGAGCCCACGCGCCCCCAGAAGCCCAAGCGCCCCAACTAG